ATCGAAGTTGACCGGCTCTTCGAGCTGCTCGTAGGTGCACGAGCGCGGCTCGCGGTCGGTGCGCCAGCGAACGAACTGTGCCGTGTGCCGGAAGCGGACGCCCTCCATGTGGTCGTACCGCACCTCGACCACGCGCTCGGGACGCAGCGGCACGAACGACAGGTCCTTGCCCGACGCCCACCGGCTCCCCTCGGAGTTGCGCGGCGTGCGGTTTCCCTCCATCTGCCGGGCCCAGTCCCAGGGGTGGTTGTCGAACGTGGTGACAAGCGGCTGCAGCTCCTCGAAGAGTTCCGCCCGCCGGGCCATCGGGAACGCGCCGATCACGCCGACGCTGGCCAGCACGCCGTCGGCGTTGTAGAGGCCGAGCAGGAGCGAGCCGATGCGGTCGGGGCCGCTCTTGTGCACGCGGTACCCGGCGACGACGCAGTCCGCGGTGCGCTCGTGCTTGACCTTGAACATGACCCGCTTGTCCGGCTCGTACACCCCGTCGAGCGGCTTGGCGATCACGCCGTCCAGGCCGGCGCCCTCGAACTGGTGGAACCACCGCCCGGCGACCTCCCGGTCGGTGGTCACCGGCGTGATGTGGATCGGCGCCTTGGCCGGCGCGAGCGCCTCCTGGAGCGCGGCCCGCCGCTCGGCGAAGGGGCGCTCGGTCCAGTCGGTGTCGCCGAGCGCCAGCAGGTCGAACGCGACGAAGCGCACCGGCACCGTCTCGGACAGCATCTTGACCCGGCTGGCGGCGGGGTGGATGCGCTGCTGGAGCATCTCGAAGTCGAGCCGGTCGCCGGACTCGCCGACCAGGATGATCTCGCCGTCGATGACCGCGCGCTCCGGGAAGTTGGCCAGCACCGCCTCGACGAGCTCCGGGAAGTACCGCGTCATCGGCTTTTCGTTGCGGCTGCCGACCTCCACCTCCGCCCCGTCGCGGAAGATGATCGAGCGGAAGCCGTCCCACTTCGGCTCGAAGCTCATCGCGCCCTCGGGCAGGCCCTTGACGGCCTTGGCCAGCATCGGCGGTACCGGCGGCATGATCGGAAGTCGCATGGGCCCATTCTGGCCTGTCACGGCCCGTTTGGGCGGCCCGCTCCGTACCCTGACCTGGTGGACCGGCCCGTTGCGCCGCACTTCGGCGCGCTGCTGGGCGCGATCGTGGTGCTGTACATCCTGATCATCGCGGTCGGCCAGAACACCGCTGCCGTACCCCTGCGGGTGCTCGTGCTCGGCACGGCGCTCGTGCTGGCCGCGCGGGTCGCCGGCCCACGGCGCTGGATCCGCGCGGCGCTCGCCGCCGCGCTCGGTGCGGTGCTCCTCAGCGTGGTCGCGGTCGTCGCCGGCGGCACCCGCCTCGCCACGGGCCTCACCAGCGCCGCGACGGTGCTGCTGGTGTGCGCCACGATCGCGGCGACCATCCACACCGTCGCCGCCCGCAAGCGCGTGGACATCCAGGCGGTGGCCGGGGCGCTCGCCACGTACCTGCTGCTCGCGCTCCTCTTCTCCAGCCTCCACCAGATGATCGGGGCGATCCACGGCAACCCGTACCTCGAAGGCGTCGACCAGGTCGACGACGCCTCCGCGTTCCTGTACTTCAGCGTGGTGACGCTGACGACCGTGGGCTACGGCGACATCGTGCCCGCCTCGAACCCCGCCCGCGCCGTCGTGGTCGCCGAGGCGCTGATCGGCCAGCTGTACCTTGTCTCGGTCGTCGCCGCCGTGGTCGCCCGCTGGACGCCGCGCACCCGGGCGTGACGCCGGGCTAGCGGCGGCGGGGGCTCGGGCGGCGGTCCGGCCCGGGCGTGTCGCCGCCGCGGCGCGCGCGCAGCGACTCGCCGATCGTCGGCAGGCTGATCATCTGGGTGGGCGCGGAGAGCGCGGCCCGCAGCCGCTCGTCCTTGTTCGGCGGCACCACGCCCGGCGGCGGCTCCTCGACGTGCGGCTGCGCCTCCCTGGCCAGCAGGTCCCGCCAGCGCGCGGACACCTCCTGCCCGGCGGCCAGCTCCTCACCGCGCCGCAGCAGCTCCCGGTCGTCGGCGGCCCGGCGGCGGCGGCGGTTGCGCTCGGCGGCGTCGCGGGCGACCTGCCGCGCCAGCGCCGCACCCCGCGACAGGGCCGGCGGCACCGCCACGCGGGTCCGTCGCAGCCACTCCTCGCGCGCCGCCTCCTGCGCGGCCACCACCTTGCGCCGGTTGTCGGCGATCTGGCGGTTGACCGGCGGCAGCGGGCCGTCGTCGCCGTCGAGCCAGCCGCGCAGGCGACGCTTCACGTACGCCTCGGTGGTCCTCGGGTCGGCCGACGCCGTGGGGATCTCGCCCGGCTGGATCTCGCCGGTCGGCAGGTGGTCCAGCGCGTACAGCACGTCGCGCGGCGTCCACCCCGCCTCGAACCACAGCTGCAGCAGCATCCGCAGCCGGTCGCTGCCGGTGCGGCGGAGCGTGGGCGAGACGTAGCAGAGCCACTCGCAGGCGATGAGCTGCTCGGTGTACCCGTCCGGCACGTCGTGCATCGGCCACTGCGCCGGCGGCCGGCCGAGCGGGTGGCAGGCGCGGCACTTGCGGACACCGCCGGCGTCGCGCACCATGCGGTCCCGTTTGTCGCACCGCCCGCACCAGGCGCGCCGCCGGTACGGGTCGTCGTCGCGCCCGGCGAGCGGGTTGCACCGCTGGCACCGCCGGCCGTCGGCGGTGAGCCGCGTGCGCCGGTGGCACTCGCCGCACCACCGCCGCGCGTCCTCCACGGGCGCGCCGGCCGGGTGGCAGGCGGTGCAGGGCTGGCCCTCCGCGTCGGTACGCGAGTGCGGATCACACCCGCCACACCACGGAGAACTCACCCCTAACGTTGTACACCGCCCCACGCCCGTTCCCGCCCTGTGTCCGGTATCTCCCCTTCACGCGTGTCGCCCCACCGATGAGTTCCAAGGCCTCGGGCCGTCTTACCGTGCGGAGCATCACACCCCGAGAGGATGAGGCGATGGCAGACACAGACACCCCGCCGGACGTACCCGACGAGCGCCCCGCCTGGCTGGACCGGCTGGACGCGCTGCTCGGTGAGTGGGACACGGAGGCCGTCTTCGACGCCGGCTTCCTGGGGCCGGACAGCGCGGAGATGCGGGCGGCCGGGCGGACCAGCTTCGAGTGGCTGGACGGGCGGCGGTTTCTGATCCAGCGCATCGGCAACGAGCACCCCGCGTTCCCGCGCGCGGTCGCGGTCATCGGCGCCGGCCCGGAGCGGGACACGTTCACCCAGCGCTACTACGACTCGCGCGGCGTCGAGCGGCTCTACCAGATGAGCTTCGACGGCCGCGAGTGGAAGCTGTGGCGCGAGGCACCGGGCTTCTCGCAGCGCTACAGCGGCCTGCTCTCCCCCGACGGCGGCACGATCACCGGCGCGTGGGAGGCCTCGGCCGACGGGCGCGAGTGGCGGCACGACTTCCGGCTGACCCACACCAGGCCCGCGACGTAGCGCTCGTCGGCCCCGCGGCCCTGACCGGCGCTAGTGGCCGGCGAGGATGGCCAGGTGCAGGCCCTGAAGCCCAGGCCGGGCTCCAGGCCGAGCTCCGCGACGAGCAGGTCGCGACCCCGGCGGTACACCTCCAGCGCCTCGGCCCCGCCGGCCACACCCGCACAGCGCCAGCATGAGCTGCTCGCGCAGGCGGTACAGGCGGTCGGACACCCGCGCGTCCAGGTCCGCGTCGCCGACGACCAGCCGGTACCCGTGGTGCCGCGTCTCCAGCGCGGCGCCCGACCCGTCGTCGAGCAGGCGGCGCAGGTGCATCACGTACACCCGGACGGTGGCCACGGCCGTCGCGGCGGCCGGTCACCCCAGATCTCGCCGACCAGCCGCTGGACCGGCACGACGTCGCCGGCCCAGGTGAGCAGGAGGGGCGAGGAGGAGGCGCTGCTGGGGCGCGTTCACGGAAACCCAGCCGGCGCCGATGCGCATCTCGACCGGCCCGAGCACGCGAAATCTCAGAACCCGGCACCGGTGTCCGCGCCGCAGTAGCCGGCCTTACGCCGTAAGGCAGTTCGGCACCGTCGCCGCGGTCTGTGACTGCCAACCGGCTGCAGGCGGTATGCGCGTCGAGATCTTGGTGAGTTAGCGCGCCATTTCGACGCTAACTTGCCAAGATCTGCCGGAGCGGGCTCCTGGGTTGAGCTGGGCGACCGCAGAGGGTGAGGCGGCGAGGTTCCTGAACAGACCATGATCACGCGCAGGTCGGCGTACACAGGCCGCGGCGATAGCGAGATCGTGGTACAAATCCGCCCCAGAAGGGCCCGATCCGAAGCAGCGGCGACGCCCATACGGCGACCTGGCCGACCGCAGGACGGCGAGACGGCCGCAGTAAGGCACCGCAAGAGACGGTCGCCGCGGACGGCCCGCCGGCAAGACCGCAAACACCGCCCGGCGACGACCCCTACGGCAGCGTCGCCGGCGTGTAGGCGGCGCGGAAGAAGCCGCGCACGCGGCGGCGGCCCAGCCCCAGGTTGTGCTCGAACGTCGTGGTCCGTGCGGGCGCCGACGTGTCGAAGGCGATGAAGACGTCGTCGCGGCGGCCGCGGTTCGGGTCGTACACCTTGAGGGTGACCCGGCTGCCCTCGGTGCTGTGGCCGAAGGCCAGCACCTGGTGGTTGGCGGCCAGGTCGCGCGGGTCGCGGGAGGCGACGGTGACCACGCCGAGCGGCACCGGCACGCCGCGCTTGAGGTCGGCGCGCACCTGTGGCCACTGTGTACGGATCGTGCGCCACCCCAAGCCGCGCTCGGTCAGCACCCGGCGCCCGAAGACGTTGAAGGTGGTGTCGGCGTCGGGCAGGTTCATCCACTGGTAGTACTGCACGACGCCGGTGGGCAGGTGCCACGAGTCGATCAGACGGTCGACGATGAAGCGGTAGAGGCGCTCGCCCTGCCCCGGCCGCTCGGTCGGCGGCGCCACGCCGGCCCGCCAGTGGTCGAGCGCCGCGAACGCCATGCCGCCGCACAGCCCCGCCGACGCGTCGCCCAGCCTGATCTCGCCGAACGGGGTGGGCAGCACCACCGCCGGCTGGCTTGGCCATGAGTTGTCGAACCCGAATCCGTCGCGTGACGGCACGAACGTCTCCGCCATCAACACACAGTAGGACGGGGCACACCGTGCGCGCGGTCGCCTGCGCGACACCTGGCCATCTACTACTTGGCGTAGTAACTTGGGTGCATGGGCAACCTTGCCGCAGTGACCACCGCGTCCTGGCGTGCCGCGGGTGAGTCGCACGACGCCGAGCTGGCCGCCGGCTGCCTGGCCGACGACGTGCGGGTCATCTCCCCGCTGACCGCCCGCTTCCGCTTCGAGGGCCGGGAGCAGGCCCGCGACATGCTCGTGGCCGCCTTCGCGGTCATCGACGTGATCCGCTACCACACCGAGCTCGGCGACGAGTCCGCGCGGGCGCTTTTCTTCCACGGGCGGTGCCGGGGGCAGGAGTTCGAGGAGGCGCAGCTGCTGCGCTTCGACGGCGAGGGGCGGATCGTGGAGCTCACGCTCTTCGGCCGCCCGCTGCCCGGGCTCACCGCCGTGATGGCCGCGATCGGTCCGGTGCTGCTCAAGCGCCAGGGCCGGCCGGTCGCGGCCCGGTTCATCGGCGCCGCCACCGCACCCCTGGCGCTGATGACGCGCGCGGGAGACAAGCGCATCGTCCCCCTCGCGGCCCCCGACCGGACAGACCCGCGCGCAAAGCAGACCCCCGAGCGAAAGGAGTGACGCGCACGGGAGACCTCCGAACCAAAGGACTGACTCACGGGCCGGCGCCTGCCATACTCCTGCGGTGCTGCTGCGGACCGAACACCTCCACCTCGCCGCCGGGCGCCTCGAAGACGCGGTGCGGCGCCTCCAGCCACACGGGACGGTGGGCGTCAACTACGAGGTCGGCTTCCTCGACGCCCATCTGCCGGAGATCCAGGCGTGGGTGGCCGGGCTCGCGGCGGACGAGGACTGGGCGCACGGCTTCTACAACTCCTATGTGGAGTTCGTGCTCGCGCTGGCGCTCGCCCTCCCGCCGGGCGACCCGGTCGACAACGGCGGCGTCACCCGCGACGGCGGTGACTGGGAGGTGGCGGCGGGGCAGCCGGCGGTGTGGTTCGGCGACGCGCACTTCGACACCGACCTGACGCTCGACGGCCCCTTCGTCGTGCTCGGCGACCTCACGGTGGACGGCCTTCTCAGCGACGGCGACGTGGATCGCAGCCTGCTCGCGGTCACCGGCGACGTCCGCGCCCGCGCGATCCACAGTGGAGCGTTCACGCTGGCGCTCGGCAGCGTCGATGCGGACGTGGTGGTCTGCTTCAACAGCGACGGCGGCCTGGGCGCCGGCGGCGACATCGTGGCCGACCTCTTCGTGCAGGCCCAGCACTCCTACGACCTCGGCGGCGACCTGCGCACCCGCGTCGCCGTGCTGGACTGGCTCCCCGACGGCACCGTGCTCGAACACGGCCTCACCCCGGACGAGCGGCTCGCACCGTGGCTGCCACCCGACTATGCCACAGTGGACGGTGGCGAGATCGAGGTCGACACCTGGCGCCTCCTCACCGAGGCCGCCGCCGGCCGCTCCCCCGTCCTGTCCAACCCCCGCCGGATCTGACATTTCAAAGGCGGATTTGCCCCCGCCCGCCTCACCTGCGGGCCGTTTGCTCCCGCGGGCTGCGCGGAGGCCGGCGGCGAGCTGGCGCTCGCCGACTTCCCCGGCCTCCGCTGCCGGGTCCGCGGGTCAAGCCCGACCCCCGCGGCGGGTGAGGCCGCGGGAGCAACGGTCCGGACCACGGCGGACGTCGCGGTAGCTCAAAATCAATAGCCGGGGAAGAGCTTGCGGAGCAGGTCGAGGTCGGCGGCCCCGGAGGTCTCGACGGCGGCGGGCGTGTGCCGCGGTGCGAGCCGGCCGGCGACGAGCCGCAGCCACGCCTCGGCCGGGAGGGTGAGCGTGCCGTCGGGCGTGGCGGGCTCGTCGGGGTCGACGCTGATCGGGTCGACGAGCTGGAGGGTGAAGGCGGAGGCGGGGTCGGTCGTGGTGACGCGGAGGGCGGTGCGGCGGCCGGCGAGCACCTCGGGGCGGCTGGCCCAGGCGATCGTGCCGGAGGCGCCGTCGAGCAGCGCGGCGGTGGCGTCCGGTGCGAGCGTGGCCCGTTCGTCGAAGCCGACGCGCACGTCCCACGCGTGCAGCGTGAGCTCGCTGAGCCGCATCCGCGCCGCGGTGGCCACGTCGACCGGCGCGGGCATGAAGCCCAGGTCGATCCGGAGCGTCTCGCGGGTGTTCGCGTCGAACGACTCGTAGAGGGCGGTCAGCGCCTCGTTGGACGCGGGGAAGGCGTCGGCGCGCTCGCGGCGGGACATGGCGTTCCACCGGTCCCACACCGCGAGGTTGAAGTCCCGCCCGGGGTTCGGCTCGCCGGAAAGCGCGGCCCGCAGCGTGGCCCGGCCGATCTCCGCGCCGCTGCCGAGGTGGCTGAGCACCTGCGAGATGTCCCACTCGGCGGCGCCCGACGGACCGGCCAGGTCGCCGTCGGTCAGCCCGGACGCGAACGCGGCGAGGCTGTCGTGCCCGCTGCGCAGGGCGGCGATGATGCTGTCGGCGTTGCTCAAGGGTCTGCTCCAAGCTCGGGGGCGGCTGCCGTGGCCAAAGCTACCCATCACCGCGTCAGGCGCGGCGCAGGGAGCGGGTGAGGCCGGCCGCCACGGTGGTCGCGAGCAGCCAGCCGGAGGCGATCAGCAGGTACGCGAGCCACTGTTGCCCACCGACTGGCTGGTAGGCGCGCTCCTGGCCGAGGTCGACGATCGGCAGGAGCAGGTCGAGGGTGTAGATGACCGGCTGGAAGGCCGGTGGCTTGTCGCCCACCGCGGCCGGAGGGAAACGGGTGTTCAGAACCGCGCCGACCACGAGCAGGGCGAGCAGCCACGAGGCCGCGCGCAGCGGGCGGTAGCCGTAGCCGACGGTGACGTCCTGGAGCAGGCCCCACACGCGGGCGTACCACGCGCCGCCCGCGCTCTGCCGGCGCTGCTTGGCCAGCAGCACCGCCCGCGACTGCGCGCCGTCGCCGAGGGTCTGGTAGACGGTGGCCAGCTGCTCGTACGGCTGCGGCCGGAACCCGTCCGGCCCGCGCGTCAGCCACGGGAGGCGGGCGCCCGCCTCGCCGGCCGGTTCGAGCACGTCGTAGCGGAGGCCGTCGAGGTCGAGCGCGGGCGGCCAGGTGGCCTGGTCGTCGCGGAGGATGCCGACGGTGGCGTACCGCAGGTCGACAGTGCCCTCGGGCGCCTCGGCCCAGCGCAGCGCCAGCTCGGGCGTCTCGACCCGCCAGCAGGAGACGGCGATCTCGCCCGGCGCCCGCACGGTGGCGTCGTTGAAGCAGACCCGGCTGCCCACCTTGGCACCGGCCAGCCGCACCCGGCCGTCGGCGGTGAACCCGTCACAGAGCTGCAGCAGCGCGCCGACGGTGAGTCCGTGCGCGGTGAGCGCCGCCCCGCCGGGGTTGCGCAGCTGGGCGCCCTCGAAGTGGAGCGGGCCGGTGACGGTGGCGTCGAGCAGCGTGGTCTCGCCGTCGACGGTGAGGCCGCGGCGGCCGTCGAGCATGCCCTCGATCGTGGCGAAGTCGGCGCAGAACGCGAT
The window above is part of the Phytohabitans houttuyneae genome. Proteins encoded here:
- a CDS encoding ATP-dependent DNA ligase yields the protein MRLPIMPPVPPMLAKAVKGLPEGAMSFEPKWDGFRSIIFRDGAEVEVGSRNEKPMTRYFPELVEAVLANFPERAVIDGEIILVGESGDRLDFEMLQQRIHPAASRVKMLSETVPVRFVAFDLLALGDTDWTERPFAERRAALQEALAPAKAPIHITPVTTDREVAGRWFHQFEGAGLDGVIAKPLDGVYEPDKRVMFKVKHERTADCVVAGYRVHKSGPDRIGSLLLGLYNADGVLASVGVIGAFPMARRAELFEELQPLVTTFDNHPWDWARQMEGNRTPRNSEGSRWASGKDLSFVPLRPERVVEVRYDHMEGVRFRHTAQFVRWRTDREPRSCTYEQLEEPVNFDLEDVLGAGRA
- a CDS encoding potassium channel family protein, producing MDRPVAPHFGALLGAIVVLYILIIAVGQNTAAVPLRVLVLGTALVLAARVAGPRRWIRAALAAALGAVLLSVVAVVAGGTRLATGLTSAATVLLVCATIAATIHTVAARKRVDIQAVAGALATYLLLALLFSSLHQMIGAIHGNPYLEGVDQVDDASAFLYFSVVTLTTVGYGDIVPASNPARAVVVAEALIGQLYLVSVVAAVVARWTPRTRA
- a CDS encoding cytochrome c3 family protein, giving the protein MSSPWCGGCDPHSRTDAEGQPCTACHPAGAPVEDARRWCGECHRRTRLTADGRRCQRCNPLAGRDDDPYRRRAWCGRCDKRDRMVRDAGGVRKCRACHPLGRPPAQWPMHDVPDGYTEQLIACEWLCYVSPTLRRTGSDRLRMLLQLWFEAGWTPRDVLYALDHLPTGEIQPGEIPTASADPRTTEAYVKRRLRGWLDGDDGPLPPVNRQIADNRRKVVAAQEAAREEWLRRTRVAVPPALSRGAALARQVARDAAERNRRRRRAADDRELLRRGEELAAGQEVSARWRDLLAREAQPHVEEPPPGVVPPNKDERLRAALSAPTQMISLPTIGESLRARRGGDTPGPDRRPSPRRR
- a CDS encoding nuclear transport factor 2 family protein, translating into MTTASWRAAGESHDAELAAGCLADDVRVISPLTARFRFEGREQARDMLVAAFAVIDVIRYHTELGDESARALFFHGRCRGQEFEEAQLLRFDGEGRIVELTLFGRPLPGLTAVMAAIGPVLLKRQGRPVAARFIGAATAPLALMTRAGDKRIVPLAAPDRTDPRAKQTPERKE
- a CDS encoding maleylpyruvate isomerase family mycothiol-dependent enzyme; the encoded protein is MSNADSIIAALRSGHDSLAAFASGLTDGDLAGPSGAAEWDISQVLSHLGSGAEIGRATLRAALSGEPNPGRDFNLAVWDRWNAMSRRERADAFPASNEALTALYESFDANTRETLRIDLGFMPAPVDVATAARMRLSELTLHAWDVRVGFDERATLAPDATAALLDGASGTIAWASRPEVLAGRRTALRVTTTDPASAFTLQLVDPISVDPDEPATPDGTLTLPAEAWLRLVAGRLAPRHTPAAVETSGAADLDLLRKLFPGY
- a CDS encoding oxidoreductase encodes the protein MPQPDDLTEVEKALWDGFATGTRVDAAGASVRASLIIELLREEAHGRPAAVHLRGGRVKGRLSLAFAEVTHPLLLEECEFDEVPDLYWARMSHTSFAGSRMPGFLGSNVRVDGHLQLSRCTVSDGVRLSGAQISGGLLIADAVLGGSASEWALYARRATIGGDLVLTGAHLTGGVALTNARLGGTADLDRCRITAAPTERAIDGDNLAAEAAFYCRWAQVDGEVTMRHARVAAALSFSRSTVRNPGGVAVRFSRATLEGGLYLHDGFVAEGQVRVVSARIVRTLRLDGASLRNPGQIAFCADFATIEGMLDGRRGLTVDGETTLLDATVTGPLHFEGAQLRNPGGAALTAHGLTVGALLQLCDGFTADGRVRLAGAKVGSRVCFNDATVRAPGEIAVSCWRVETPELALRWAEAPEGTVDLRYATVGILRDDQATWPPALDLDGLRYDVLEPAGEAGARLPWLTRGPDGFRPQPYEQLATVYQTLGDGAQSRAVLLAKQRRQSAGGAWYARVWGLLQDVTVGYGYRPLRAASWLLALLVVGAVLNTRFPPAAVGDKPPAFQPVIYTLDLLLPIVDLGQERAYQPVGGQQWLAYLLIASGWLLATTVAAGLTRSLRRA